A genomic segment from Garra rufa chromosome 5, GarRuf1.0, whole genome shotgun sequence encodes:
- the prdm12b gene encoding PR domain zinc finger protein 12b codes for MGSVLPADALVLKAGFKQQTLALSDIITSDILHSFLYGRWRNVLGEHLFEEKTSTVSPKTAFTAEVLAQSFSGEVQKLSSLVLPSEVIIAQSSIPGEGLGIFSKTWIKAGTEMGPFTGRVISPEHVDLFKNNNLMWEVFNEDGTVRYFIDASQEDHRSWMTYIKCARNEQEQNLEVVQIGSSIFYKAVETIPPDQELLVWYGNSHNTFLGIPGVPGIEDEQQKIKKTDEFHLCDTSSTASLSTASRMRCVICHRGFNSRSNLRSHMRIHTLDKPFVCRFCNRRFSQSSTLRNHVRLHTGERPYKCHVCQSAYSQLAGLRAHQKSARHRPASTGSVVGLQAHSPPPPPPQLAQVPHPASLVHHIPTMVL; via the exons ATGGGTTCAGTGTTGCCTGCAGATGCTCTGGTTCTGAAGGCTGGATTTAAGCAGCAGACTCTGGCCCTGTCCGACATCATCACATCAGACATCCTACACAGTTTCCTCTACGGCCGCTGGAGGAACGTCCTGGGCGAACACCTGTTCGAGGAGAAGACCAGCACTGTCAGCCCCAAAACTGCCTTCACCGCTGAGGTCCTGGCGCAGTCCTTCTCCGGAG AGGTCCAGAAACTCTCCAGCTTAGTGCTGCCAAGTGAAGTCATCATTGCGCAGAGCTCAATCCCCGGAGAAGGACTTGGCATCTTTTCCAAGACCTGGATAAAAGCTGGCACCGAGATGGGTCCCTTTACAGGCAGGGTCATTTCACCCGAGCATGTGGATCTCTTCAAGAACAACAATCTAATGTGGGAG GTTTTCAATGAAGATGGCACGGTGCGCTATTTCATCGATGCCAGCCAAGAGGATCATCGCAGCTGGATGACTTACATCAAATGTGCGCGCAACGAGCAAGAACAAAACCTGGAGGTCGTGCAGATCGGAAGCAGCATATTTTACAAAGCAGTTGAG ACAATACCTCCAGATCAAGAACTGCTTGTGTGGTATGGAAATTCCCACAACACCTTCCTGGGTATCCCAGGAGTCCCTGGCATAGAGGATGAACAGCAGAAGATTAAAAAAACTG ATGAATTCCACCTGTGCGACACCTCCTCCACTGCCTCGCTCTCCACCGCCAGCCGCATGCGCTGCGTCATCTGCCACCGCGGCTTCAACTCCCGCAGCAACCTGCGCTCCCACATGCGCATACACACTCTGGACAAACCCTTCGTTTGCCGTTTCTGCAACCGCCGCTTCAGCCAGTCCTCCACCCTCCGTAACCATGTGCGCCTCCACACGGGCGAGCGCCCCTACAAGTGCCACGTCTGCCAGAGCGCGTACTCCCAGTTGGCAGGGCTGCGGGCGCACCAGAAGAGCGCCAGGCATCGGCCGGCCAGCACAGGGTCTGTAGTAGGGCTTCAGGCCCACTCacctcctcctccacctcctcaACTGGCACAGGTTCCTCACCCGGCCTCACTGGTGCATCACATACCCACTATGGTGCTATGA